A genomic window from Streptomyces brevispora includes:
- a CDS encoding MarR family winged helix-turn-helix transcriptional regulator: protein MEYMTTASTGAPRWLTDEEQSAWRAYLHATTLLEDHLDRQLQRDAGMPHIYYGLLVQLSQAPRRQKRMTELAKDAKITRSRLSHAVARLEKSGWVRREDCPSDKRGQNAVLTDEGHEMLRRSAPGHVSAVRQAVFDRLTPEQVRSLGEIMQVVAAGLQPEGTDADLPWLR, encoded by the coding sequence GTGGAGTACATGACCACGGCATCAACCGGTGCGCCGCGCTGGCTCACCGATGAAGAACAGAGCGCCTGGCGCGCGTACCTCCACGCCACCACGCTCCTGGAGGACCACCTCGACCGCCAGTTGCAGCGCGATGCCGGCATGCCGCACATCTACTACGGGTTGCTCGTCCAGCTCTCCCAGGCGCCCCGCCGCCAGAAGCGGATGACCGAGCTGGCCAAGGACGCCAAGATCACCCGCTCCCGGCTCTCGCATGCCGTCGCCCGGCTGGAGAAAAGCGGCTGGGTGCGCCGCGAGGACTGCCCGTCCGACAAGCGCGGCCAGAACGCGGTCCTCACCGACGAGGGTCACGAGATGCTCCGCCGCTCGGCGCCGGGCCACGTCAGCGCCGTACGCCAGGCCGTGTTCGACCGGCTCACCCCCGAGCAGGTGCGCTCGCTCGGCGAGATCATGCAGGTCGTCGCCGCCGGACTGCAGCCGGAGGGCACCGACGCGGACCTCCCCTGGCTCCGCTGA
- a CDS encoding M6 family metalloprotease domain-containing protein, which translates to MHQPRHRIRRHRHPVILGAATALVIAALASASNSLPPPSRASAGPVASTGSAGLGPCRISSTMGVQMSEGMPTQPGYARSTGQIHALNLMVDFPDAPGTEPAMDRLAEFFPQTTDWFRTSSYGRLTYVPEAPVKTWLRMPLPFSGYGIERGSPYEPGYRHLVQDIVATADPKVNFSAYDLVNIIVSPNAGPSALDTVLSVTFSGNNDAPYADGVPLANASFVYSRQDDGSGSYAQTGYRVLPHENGHVFGLPDLYTMEGGGSVGHWDIMSEDWGANNDLLGWHKWKLGWLDNSQISCASRPGTSDHVLEPLATRGGMKLAFVPLTAESGYAVEVRTQAGNDQAVCRPGVLIYKVSSDVDTGQGPISVADSTKDSSGCTRLPNVHAELSDAPFQPGQTFTDRASGIHISVVDKDAKGNYRVRITRP; encoded by the coding sequence ATGCATCAGCCTCGCCACCGGATACGCAGGCACCGCCACCCGGTCATCCTTGGCGCGGCAACAGCCCTGGTCATCGCGGCGCTGGCCTCGGCCAGCAACTCGCTCCCGCCGCCCAGCCGGGCCTCCGCGGGACCGGTGGCCAGTACCGGATCGGCCGGTCTCGGCCCGTGCCGGATATCGTCGACCATGGGCGTGCAGATGTCGGAGGGCATGCCGACACAGCCGGGCTACGCCCGCTCCACCGGTCAGATCCATGCGCTCAATCTGATGGTCGACTTCCCGGACGCGCCCGGAACGGAGCCGGCCATGGACCGGCTCGCCGAATTCTTCCCGCAGACCACCGACTGGTTCCGCACCAGCTCGTACGGGCGGCTCACCTATGTGCCGGAAGCCCCGGTGAAGACCTGGCTGCGGATGCCACTGCCGTTCTCGGGATACGGGATCGAGCGCGGATCACCGTACGAACCGGGCTACCGCCACCTCGTCCAGGACATCGTCGCCACCGCCGACCCGAAGGTGAACTTCAGCGCATACGACCTGGTCAACATTATCGTCAGCCCGAACGCCGGGCCCTCCGCCCTGGACACCGTGCTGTCCGTGACCTTCTCGGGCAACAACGACGCCCCGTACGCGGACGGCGTGCCGCTCGCCAACGCGTCCTTCGTCTACAGCCGCCAGGACGACGGCTCGGGGTCGTACGCCCAGACCGGATACCGCGTCCTGCCGCACGAGAACGGCCATGTGTTCGGCCTGCCCGACCTCTACACGATGGAGGGCGGCGGCTCGGTCGGGCACTGGGACATCATGTCCGAGGACTGGGGCGCCAATAACGACCTGCTGGGCTGGCACAAGTGGAAGCTCGGCTGGCTGGACAACAGCCAGATCAGCTGTGCCTCCCGGCCCGGCACCAGCGACCACGTCCTCGAACCGCTGGCCACCCGCGGCGGCATGAAGCTGGCGTTCGTGCCGCTGACCGCGGAGTCCGGCTACGCGGTGGAGGTACGAACCCAGGCGGGCAACGACCAGGCGGTCTGCCGGCCCGGCGTACTGATCTACAAGGTGAGCTCGGACGTCGACACCGGCCAGGGACCCATTTCCGTCGCGGACAGCACCAAGGACAGCAGCGGCTGCACCCGGCTGCCCAATGTGCACGCCGAGCTCTCCGACGCCCCGTTCCAGCCCGGCCAGACCTTCACCGACCGGGCCAGCGGGATACACATATCGGTGGTCGACAAGGACGCCAAGGGGAACTACCGGGTACGAATAACTCGCCCCTGA
- a CDS encoding MFS transporter: MSKTADVRLPDPSRWKALAFIALAQLMVVLDATIVNIALPHAQTDLGITDANKQWVITAYALAFGGLLLFGGRIADLWGRKRTFVVGLIGFALASALGGAAQNQGMLFGSRALQGVFGALLAPAALSLLAVMFTDAKERAKAFGIYGAIAGGGGAVGLILGGFLTQALNWRWTFFVNIPFAIVAAVGAYFVIREPAGGRNRSSLDIPGVVLSALGLVSLVYGFTRVESSGWSDTLTIGTFVASAVLLLAFVLTESRVKSPLLPLRVVMDRNRGGVYLSLGLAIIAMFGLFLFLTYYLQVVQGFSPIKTGFAFLPMIAGMITGSTQIGARLMTRVPARMLMGPGFLTAAVGMLLLTQLEIDSSYAAVILPGQLLLGLGMGTAFMPAMSLATHGIEPRDAGVASAMVNTSQQVGGAIGTALLNTIAASAATAYATSHAALGATDPELLKLQSMVHGFTGAIWWAVGILVVASAIAVTFINAGRPSSITTSGGSGSGSADGAEDELKIPVVAH; this comes from the coding sequence ATGTCAAAAACAGCTGATGTCCGACTCCCTGATCCGAGTCGCTGGAAGGCGCTGGCGTTCATCGCTCTCGCTCAGTTGATGGTCGTGCTCGATGCCACGATCGTGAACATCGCGCTGCCGCACGCCCAGACGGACCTTGGCATCACGGATGCCAACAAGCAGTGGGTCATTACGGCATACGCCCTCGCCTTCGGCGGACTGCTGCTCTTCGGAGGACGGATCGCCGACCTCTGGGGCCGCAAGCGCACCTTCGTCGTCGGCCTGATCGGCTTCGCGCTGGCCTCGGCGCTCGGCGGAGCGGCGCAGAACCAGGGCATGCTCTTCGGGTCGCGCGCACTCCAGGGTGTGTTCGGCGCCCTGCTCGCCCCCGCGGCCCTCTCGCTGCTCGCGGTGATGTTCACCGACGCCAAGGAGCGTGCCAAGGCGTTCGGCATCTACGGTGCGATCGCCGGTGGTGGCGGCGCCGTCGGCCTGATCCTCGGCGGCTTCCTCACCCAGGCGCTGAACTGGCGCTGGACGTTCTTCGTCAACATCCCGTTCGCGATCGTCGCCGCCGTCGGCGCGTACTTCGTGATCCGTGAGCCGGCCGGTGGCCGCAACCGTTCCTCGCTCGACATACCGGGCGTCGTCCTGTCCGCGCTGGGTCTGGTCTCGCTGGTGTACGGATTCACCCGCGTCGAGTCCAGCGGCTGGTCGGACACGCTGACGATCGGTACGTTCGTCGCCTCCGCCGTGCTGCTGCTGGCCTTCGTCCTGACCGAGTCCAGGGTCAAGTCGCCGCTGCTCCCGCTGCGCGTCGTGATGGACCGCAACCGCGGTGGCGTCTACCTCTCGCTGGGCCTGGCCATCATCGCGATGTTCGGTCTGTTCCTCTTCCTCACGTACTACCTGCAGGTCGTCCAGGGCTTCTCGCCGATCAAGACCGGCTTCGCCTTCCTCCCGATGATCGCGGGAATGATCACCGGTTCGACGCAGATCGGTGCCCGGCTGATGACCCGGGTCCCGGCCCGCATGCTGATGGGTCCCGGCTTCCTGACCGCCGCCGTCGGCATGCTGTTGCTCACGCAGTTGGAGATCGACTCGTCCTACGCGGCGGTCATCCTGCCGGGTCAGCTCCTGCTGGGTCTGGGTATGGGTACGGCGTTCATGCCCGCCATGTCGCTGGCCACGCACGGTATCGAGCCGCGTGACGCGGGTGTCGCCTCCGCGATGGTCAACACCTCGCAGCAGGTCGGCGGTGCGATCGGTACGGCGCTGCTCAACACCATCGCCGCCTCGGCCGCCACGGCGTACGCCACCTCGCACGCCGCGCTCGGTGCCACCGACCCGGAGCTGCTGAAGCTCCAGTCGATGGTGCACGGCTTCACCGGCGCCATCTGGTGGGCCGTCGGCATCCTGGTGGTGGCCTCCGCGATCGCGGTGACCTTCATCAACGCCGGCCGCCCCTCGTCGATCACGACATCCGGTGGTTCCGGTTCCGGTTCCGCCGACGGTGCCGAGGACGAGCTCAAGATCCCCGTCGTCGCCCACTGA
- a CDS encoding helix-turn-helix transcriptional regulator gives MTDTPARLLNLLSLLQTPREWPGSELADRLDVSPRTIRRDVDRLRDLGYPVEATRGSVGGYRLVAGTAMPPLLLDDEEAVAIAVGLRAGAGHAIEGVDEASVRALAKLEQVLPSRLRHRVSTLQNATVPLTRGDGATIDPQTLTVMASAVTGRERLRFAYRAGDGAETRRQVEPYRLVSTGWRWYLVAYDLERDAWRTFRVDRVSDPYPTGARFVPRELPTGDAAEFLSNSMARIKPELAVDVSFAAPAEFVASRLPASIGPLEPTGEHSCRLRAVLSDSLEWVAVRLAMVDCEFTAHRPPQLVTYLNDLGGRLTRAAAPPAARKG, from the coding sequence ATGACCGACACCCCGGCACGACTGCTGAATCTGCTGTCACTGCTCCAGACGCCGCGCGAGTGGCCGGGCAGTGAACTCGCCGACCGACTCGATGTCAGCCCGCGCACCATCCGCCGGGACGTCGACCGCCTCCGTGACCTGGGATATCCGGTCGAGGCGACGCGCGGTTCGGTCGGCGGCTACCGGCTCGTGGCCGGCACGGCCATGCCACCGTTGCTGCTGGACGACGAGGAGGCGGTGGCGATCGCGGTGGGGCTGCGGGCCGGGGCCGGTCACGCCATCGAGGGCGTCGACGAGGCCTCCGTCAGGGCGCTGGCCAAGCTGGAGCAGGTGCTGCCGTCGCGGCTGCGCCACCGGGTCTCCACCCTCCAGAACGCCACGGTGCCGCTGACCCGCGGTGACGGTGCGACGATCGACCCGCAGACGCTGACCGTGATGGCGTCGGCGGTCACCGGGCGGGAGCGGCTGCGGTTCGCGTACCGCGCGGGGGACGGCGCCGAGACGCGGCGGCAGGTCGAGCCGTACCGCCTGGTCAGCACCGGGTGGCGCTGGTATCTGGTCGCGTACGACCTGGAGCGGGATGCCTGGCGCACCTTCCGGGTCGACCGGGTGAGCGATCCGTATCCGACCGGGGCCCGCTTCGTGCCCCGTGAGCTGCCCACCGGCGATGCGGCGGAGTTCCTGAGCAACTCCATGGCGCGTATCAAGCCGGAGCTGGCGGTCGACGTGAGCTTCGCGGCCCCGGCGGAATTCGTCGCCTCGCGGCTGCCCGCCTCGATCGGCCCGCTGGAGCCGACCGGCGAGCACAGCTGCCGGCTGCGCGCGGTGCTGTCGGACTCGCTGGAGTGGGTGGCGGTGCGGCTGGCGATGGTCGACTGCGAATTCACCGCGCACCGGCCGCCGCAGCTGGTGACGTATCTGAACGATCTGGGCGGCAGGCTCACCCGCGCCGCAGCGCCCCCGGCGGCCCGAAAAGGATGA
- a CDS encoding questin oxidase family protein, translating to MDDTTLKAHDTSGTLDEALERLHSFGPEREGWLSNHAPMAVEALVHHGQAPGVHRWLDRYRTKLEDMPDRFTEVTPANWREALGDPRRIADWTAYFERETADRPWREVLAEWWPRLLPGIAAGATHPVIRVGHCVRTLLTSGENAPRVAELAHGLGYWAARHQPLPPLTALPPAPDAAAALDAVDRVPDQNGGIRERLGQLTGFPLWPGQPVADPDLARARLQELVRAATHRYAAYAHGSPVMLVHAATAPNAVLRTLPALPRELWAPSLGAAWAAGAAVTAAYSPARPADYPAAPDGLTPEEVFAQAAAHGDDHTIKFTDTALDVGGPTALAAALRSIELNPPVL from the coding sequence ATGGACGACACGACGCTCAAGGCACACGACACTTCCGGCACGCTCGACGAAGCACTGGAGCGGCTTCACTCCTTCGGCCCCGAGCGGGAGGGCTGGCTGAGCAATCACGCCCCGATGGCGGTCGAGGCGCTGGTGCACCACGGCCAGGCACCTGGTGTGCACCGGTGGCTGGACCGCTACCGCACGAAACTGGAGGACATGCCGGACCGGTTCACCGAGGTGACCCCGGCCAACTGGCGCGAGGCCCTGGGCGACCCGCGCCGCATCGCCGACTGGACGGCGTACTTCGAGCGCGAGACGGCCGACCGGCCCTGGCGCGAGGTCCTCGCCGAGTGGTGGCCCCGGCTGCTCCCCGGCATCGCGGCCGGCGCCACGCACCCGGTGATCCGGGTCGGGCACTGCGTACGCACCCTGCTGACCTCGGGGGAGAACGCGCCCCGCGTCGCGGAACTCGCCCACGGGCTCGGCTACTGGGCGGCCCGCCATCAGCCGCTGCCCCCGCTGACCGCGCTCCCGCCCGCGCCCGACGCAGCGGCCGCACTGGACGCGGTCGACCGGGTGCCGGACCAGAACGGCGGCATCCGGGAACGGCTCGGGCAGCTCACCGGATTCCCGCTGTGGCCGGGGCAGCCCGTGGCGGACCCCGACCTCGCCCGCGCCCGGCTCCAAGAACTGGTGCGCGCCGCGACCCACCGCTACGCGGCGTACGCGCACGGCTCGCCGGTCATGCTGGTGCACGCCGCCACCGCACCCAATGCCGTACTCCGTACGCTGCCGGCGCTCCCCCGGGAGCTGTGGGCTCCGAGCCTGGGCGCCGCGTGGGCGGCCGGTGCGGCGGTCACCGCCGCGTACTCCCCGGCACGGCCCGCCGACTACCCGGCCGCGCCCGACGGCCTGACCCCCGAGGAGGTCTTCGCGCAGGCTGCCGCGCACGGCGACGACCACACCATCAAGTTCACCGACACCGCACTGGACGTCGGCGGCCCGACCGCGCTGGCCGCCGCGCTCCGCTCGATCGAACTGAACCCGCCGGTCCTCTGA
- a CDS encoding MFS transporter has protein sequence MTSSAPQPSGAAAPAVSSDSSDRRRWFALAIVMTAAFMDLVDVTIVNIAIPSIQRDTGATFSSIQWITAGYALAFAAGLITGGRLGDIYGRKRLFLIGIGGFTVASALCGFAANPEMLVASRILQGGTAALMVPQVLSIVHATFPAHERGKVFGLFGAIVGLGAVSGPLLGALLTEWNIAGLEWRPIFLINLPVGVAGLILGRKFITESKAPKALRLDLIGVVLVTAGMLMLIYPLTRGEELDWPLWGYFSMAGSLVVFLVLVLFERSKTRRDGSPLVELSLFRVKSFAAGIAVQLTFGIGLGIFFLVWTLYMQMGLGWSALRAGTTGIPFSIAVSVAAGISVQKLVPRFGRKVLQAGALVMAAGLMLYIWESDRYGMGITSWQMALPLVVMGVGMGLIVAPLADAVLSEVPKEHSGSASGLFNTVQQMGNALGLGLVSVIFFGSIGDKLKPAEVGPAFAEAFQHSLWWVAGVLGVIFLVMFALPARPKQHVEEDGGEAAADPTAEPAKEPALAH, from the coding sequence ATGACTTCTTCAGCACCCCAGCCGTCCGGGGCGGCCGCCCCCGCGGTGTCCTCGGACTCCTCGGACCGCCGCCGGTGGTTCGCGCTGGCCATCGTGATGACCGCGGCCTTCATGGACCTGGTCGACGTCACGATCGTCAACATCGCCATCCCGAGCATCCAGCGGGACACCGGTGCCACGTTCAGCTCGATCCAGTGGATCACCGCCGGATACGCCCTGGCCTTCGCCGCGGGGCTGATCACCGGGGGCCGGCTCGGCGACATCTACGGCCGTAAGCGGCTGTTCCTCATCGGGATCGGCGGCTTCACCGTGGCCTCCGCGCTGTGCGGCTTCGCCGCCAACCCGGAGATGCTGGTCGCCTCCCGCATCCTCCAGGGCGGCACGGCCGCGCTGATGGTCCCGCAGGTGCTGTCGATCGTGCACGCCACCTTCCCGGCACACGAGCGCGGCAAGGTCTTCGGTCTCTTCGGCGCGATCGTCGGCCTCGGTGCCGTGTCCGGGCCGCTGCTGGGCGCGCTGCTCACCGAGTGGAACATCGCCGGTCTCGAATGGCGTCCGATCTTCCTGATCAACCTGCCGGTCGGCGTCGCGGGTCTGATCCTGGGGCGCAAGTTCATCACCGAGTCCAAGGCGCCGAAGGCGCTCCGGCTCGACCTGATCGGTGTGGTGCTGGTGACAGCGGGGATGCTCATGCTGATCTACCCGCTGACCCGCGGCGAGGAGCTGGACTGGCCGCTCTGGGGTTACTTCTCGATGGCAGGCAGCCTTGTGGTCTTCCTGGTCCTCGTGCTCTTCGAGCGGTCGAAGACGCGCCGGGACGGTTCGCCGCTGGTCGAGCTGTCGCTGTTCCGGGTCAAGAGCTTCGCCGCCGGTATCGCCGTGCAGCTGACCTTCGGTATCGGCCTCGGCATCTTCTTCCTGGTCTGGACGCTGTACATGCAGATGGGGCTCGGCTGGAGCGCGCTGCGGGCCGGCACGACCGGTATCCCGTTCTCGATCGCGGTCTCGGTCGCCGCCGGGATCTCCGTACAGAAGCTGGTGCCGCGCTTCGGCCGCAAGGTGCTCCAGGCGGGAGCGCTGGTGATGGCCGCAGGGCTGATGCTCTACATCTGGGAGTCCGACCGCTACGGCATGGGAATCACGTCCTGGCAGATGGCGCTGCCGCTGGTCGTCATGGGCGTCGGCATGGGGCTGATCGTGGCCCCGCTGGCCGACGCGGTGTTGTCCGAGGTACCGAAGGAGCACTCGGGATCCGCATCCGGGCTGTTCAACACCGTGCAGCAGATGGGCAATGCGCTCGGCCTCGGACTGGTCTCGGTCATCTTCTTCGGGTCGATCGGGGACAAGCTCAAGCCCGCGGAGGTGGGGCCGGCGTTCGCCGAGGCATTCCAGCACTCGCTGTGGTGGGTGGCCGGAGTGCTCGGGGTGATCTTCCTGGTGATGTTCGCACTGCCGGCCCGGCCGAAGCAGCACGTGGAGGAGGATGGCGGCGAGGCGGCGGCCGACCCCACCGCGGAACCCGCCAAGGAGCCCGCGCTCGCACACTGA
- a CDS encoding dioxygenase: MTVTAERMPALYLSHGAPPLADDPVWPGELAAWSAGLPRPTAVLMVSAHWEEAPLALGATETIPLVYDFWGFPEHYYRVRYAAPGAPQLAESVRKLLRGAGTPVQDIPDRGLDHGAYVPLVEMFPEADIPVLQISMPTLDPQKLMDIGRKLAPLRDEGVLIVGSGFFTHNLAALRHSGGGTPGWSAEFDDWGSRALQAQDIDALLDFENKSPAGRLAHPRTEHFAPLFVTLGAAERDLDQGRSMIDGFWMGLAKRSLQYG; encoded by the coding sequence ATGACAGTCACCGCGGAGCGCATGCCCGCCCTCTATCTCTCCCACGGCGCCCCGCCGCTGGCCGACGACCCGGTCTGGCCCGGTGAGCTGGCCGCCTGGTCCGCCGGGCTGCCACGCCCCACCGCCGTCCTCATGGTCTCGGCCCACTGGGAGGAAGCCCCGCTCGCCCTCGGCGCGACCGAGACGATTCCGCTCGTCTACGACTTCTGGGGCTTCCCCGAGCACTACTACCGGGTGCGGTACGCCGCCCCGGGCGCCCCGCAGCTGGCCGAGAGCGTTCGCAAGCTGCTCCGCGGCGCCGGTACGCCGGTCCAGGACATCCCGGACCGCGGGCTCGACCACGGGGCGTACGTCCCGCTGGTGGAGATGTTCCCGGAGGCCGACATCCCGGTGCTGCAGATCTCCATGCCGACGCTGGACCCGCAGAAGCTGATGGACATCGGGCGCAAGCTCGCGCCGCTGCGCGACGAGGGCGTCCTGATCGTCGGCAGTGGCTTCTTCACCCACAACCTGGCCGCTCTGCGGCATTCGGGCGGCGGCACCCCCGGGTGGTCGGCGGAGTTCGACGACTGGGGGAGCCGCGCACTCCAGGCGCAGGACATCGACGCGCTGCTGGACTTCGAGAACAAGTCCCCGGCGGGCCGGCTCGCCCATCCGCGCACCGAGCACTTCGCCCCGCTCTTCGTGACGCTGGGCGCCGCGGAGCGCGACCTCGACCAGGGGCGCAGCATGATCGACGGGTTCTGGATGGGACTGGCCAAGCGTTCGTTGCAGTACGGCTAG
- a CDS encoding TetR/AcrR family transcriptional regulator encodes MDTVARTAAGNAQPRTPRPRADAMRNRERIVTAAREMFVEFGPDVPLDEVARRAGVGNATLYRNFPDRAALTHEVVLAVTSRTTDRAEEAANDGGDPFVALSRFVHAAADERIGALCPMLSGGFDKDHPELLAERRRLEEAVEGLVGRAMSAGRLRADIAVGDVLVALSQLTRPLPGIACMDIDRFTHRHIQLFLDGLEAPARSRLPGTAATLEDLRRRT; translated from the coding sequence GTGGACACCGTCGCCCGCACCGCCGCCGGAAACGCGCAGCCGCGTACGCCCCGCCCGCGGGCCGATGCGATGCGCAACCGGGAGCGGATCGTGACGGCCGCGCGCGAGATGTTCGTCGAGTTCGGGCCGGATGTGCCGCTCGACGAGGTCGCCCGCCGCGCAGGCGTCGGCAACGCCACGCTCTACCGGAACTTCCCCGACCGGGCGGCACTGACCCATGAGGTCGTCCTCGCGGTCACCTCCCGCACCACCGACCGCGCCGAGGAAGCCGCGAACGACGGGGGAGACCCGTTCGTCGCGCTCAGCCGCTTCGTGCACGCGGCGGCCGACGAACGGATCGGGGCGCTGTGCCCGATGCTGTCCGGCGGCTTCGACAAGGACCACCCCGAACTGCTCGCCGAGCGGCGGCGCCTCGAAGAGGCCGTCGAAGGACTCGTCGGGCGCGCCATGTCCGCGGGGCGCCTGCGTGCCGACATCGCCGTCGGTGACGTACTGGTCGCCCTCTCCCAGCTCACCCGGCCGCTGCCCGGCATCGCCTGCATGGACATCGACCGGTTCACCCACCGCCACATCCAGCTGTTCCTGGACGGACTGGAGGCCCCGGCCCGGTCCCGACTGCCCGGAACCGCAGCGACCTTGGAGGATCTGCGGCGCCGGACATGA
- a CDS encoding sigma-70 family RNA polymerase sigma factor → MATRAVARRSSATGGTSRASSVRAVGGEIADRDLVGMYLDEIARTPLLDAAKEVELSQIVEAGVFAQRILDGVVESDAGGASREELEALVAEGERAKDVFIRSNLRLVVAVARRYPRAGLPLLDLIQEGNAGLVRAVEKFDYAKGFKFSTYATWWIRQAITRSIADQSRTIRLPVHLVEELGRIRRVQREFNREHGRDPEHAEIAAELDSTTSRVGDVLDWARDPVSLNMSVDDNGDTQFGDLLEDTSAVSPEQSVMTLLRSEELEDLIGKLDNRTASIIRMRYGIEDGRERTLTEVGKQHGLTRERIRQIEKHALLELKRMAHDTGFDAAA, encoded by the coding sequence ATGGCAACCCGTGCCGTCGCCCGTCGTTCGTCCGCCACCGGCGGGACCAGCCGGGCAAGCAGTGTTCGCGCGGTGGGCGGGGAGATCGCCGATCGCGACCTGGTCGGCATGTACCTGGACGAGATCGCGCGTACACCGCTGCTCGATGCCGCCAAGGAGGTCGAGCTGTCGCAGATCGTCGAAGCGGGCGTCTTCGCGCAGCGGATCCTGGACGGCGTGGTGGAGAGCGATGCCGGCGGGGCCTCGCGCGAGGAGCTCGAGGCGCTGGTCGCCGAGGGCGAGCGCGCCAAGGACGTATTCATCCGGTCCAACCTCCGACTCGTGGTTGCCGTCGCCCGCCGGTATCCGAGGGCCGGGCTGCCCCTGCTCGACCTGATCCAGGAGGGCAACGCGGGCTTGGTCCGCGCGGTCGAGAAGTTCGACTACGCCAAGGGTTTCAAGTTCTCCACGTATGCGACGTGGTGGATCCGGCAGGCCATCACCCGCTCCATAGCCGACCAGTCGCGCACGATCCGGCTTCCCGTCCACCTGGTGGAGGAGCTCGGTCGGATCCGTCGTGTACAGCGCGAGTTCAACCGTGAGCACGGGCGAGACCCGGAGCACGCGGAGATCGCCGCCGAGCTCGACTCCACGACATCGCGGGTCGGTGACGTACTGGACTGGGCCCGTGACCCGGTCAGCCTGAACATGTCGGTGGACGACAACGGCGACACGCAGTTCGGCGACCTGCTGGAGGACACCTCGGCGGTTTCTCCCGAGCAGTCGGTGATGACGCTGCTGCGCAGTGAGGAGCTGGAGGACCTGATCGGCAAGCTCGACAACCGGACCGCCTCCATCATCCGAATGCGCTATGGCATCGAGGACGGCCGGGAGCGGACGCTGACCGAGGTGGGCAAGCAGCACGGGCTGACCCGGGAGCGAATCCGCCAGATCGAGAAGCACGCGCTGCTCGAACTGAAGAGAATGGCTCACGACACGGGCTTTGACGCTGCGGCGTGA